A stretch of Fundulus heteroclitus isolate FHET01 unplaced genomic scaffold, MU-UCD_Fhet_4.1 scaffold_170, whole genome shotgun sequence DNA encodes these proteins:
- the csnk1da gene encoding casein kinase I, whose amino-acid sequence MELRVGNRYRLGRKIGSGSFGDIYLGTDISVGEEVAIKLECVKTKHPQLHIESKIYKMMQGGVGIPTIKWCGAEGDYNVMVMELLGPSLEDLFNFCSRKFSLKTVLLLADQMISRIEYIHSKNFIHRDVKPDNFLMGLGKKGNLVYIIDFGLAKKYRDARTHQHIPYRENKNLTGTARYASINTHLGIEQSRRDDLESLGYVLMYFNLGSLPWQGLKAATKRQKYERISEKKMSTPIEVLCKGYPSEFATYLNFCRSLRFDDKPDYSYLRQLFRNLFHRQGFSYDYVFDWNMLKFGANRAVEDAERERREREERLRHSRNPGARGMASASGRARAPQDTAAPSPLNPASHTGMEKERKVSMRLHRGAPVNISSSDLTGRQDTSRMSTSQALSRVTPSGLQSAAPR is encoded by the exons ATGGAGTTGAGAGTCGGGAACCGATACAGACTGGGCAGAAAAATTGGAAGCGGGTCGTTTGGAGACATCTACTTGG gTACCGACATCTCTGTGGGAGAAGAGGTGGCCATCAAGCTGGAATGTGTGAAGACTAAACACCCACAGCTCCACATCGAAAGCAAAATCTACAAGATGATGCAAGGCGGAG TGGGGATCCCAACAATAAAGTGGTGCGGGGCTGAGGGCGACTACAACGTGATGGTGATGGAGCTTCTGGGGCCCAGTCTGGAGGACCTGTTCAATTTCTGCTCTCGAAAGTTCAGCCTGAAGACGGTCCTTCTGCTTGCTGATCAGATG ATCAGCCGGATTGAATACATCCACTCGAAGAACTTCATCCACCGAGACGTGAAGCCAGACAACTTTCTGATGGGGCTGGGCAAGAAGGGCAACCTGGTGTACATCATTGACTTTGGCCTGGCTAAGAAATACCGTGACGCTCGCACACACCAGCACATCCCCTACCGTGAAAACAAGAACCTGACTGGCACGGCCCGCTATGCCTCCATAAACACACATCTTGGCATCG AGCAATCCAGACGGGATGACTTGGAGTCGCTGGGCTACGTCCTCATGTATTTTAACCTGGGTTCCCTTCCCTGGCAAGGCCTCAAAGCTGCCACCAAGAGGCAGAAGTACGAACGCATCAGTGAGAAGAAAATGTCCACCCCCATCGAGGTCCTGTGTAAAGGCTACCCCT CCGAGTTTGCTACATACCTGAACTTTTGCCGCTCTCTCCGGTTTGATGATAAACCCGACTACTCGTACCTGCGCCAGCTCTTCAGGAACCTCTTCCACCGACAGGGCTTCTCCTACGACTACGTCTTTGACTGGAACATGCTCAAATTT GGTGCCAACAGAGCTGTGGAGGATGCAGAGAGGGAGCGTCGGGAGCGGGAGGAGAGACTGAGGCACAGCAGAAATCCTGGAGCCAGAGGCATGGCTTCTGCTTCAGGCAGAGCTAGGGCACCTCAGGACACGGCAGCCCCCTCCCCACTCAACCCTGCTTCACACACAG GAAtggagaaggagaggaaggTGAGCATGCGTCTTCATCGTGGAGCACCTGTCAACATCTCCTCCTCAGATCTGACAGGACGTCAGGACACCTCTCGCATGTCCACCTCACAG GCCCTGTCCCGGGTTACACCAAGCGGCCTCCAGTCTGCAGCTCCTCGGTGA